Proteins co-encoded in one Kribbella qitaiheensis genomic window:
- a CDS encoding WHG domain-containing protein, protein MFVRRTDLTFGTGEIPAPLRAAFEAFHQTAEPFAGAEHEALTELFWSSLHGLITLGRGNRLRPDHHEDRIDLLIDLIVS, encoded by the coding sequence ATGTTCGTCCGGCGGACCGACCTGACGTTCGGTACCGGTGAAATCCCGGCGCCGCTGAGGGCCGCCTTCGAGGCTTTCCACCAGACGGCCGAACCGTTCGCCGGAGCCGAGCACGAAGCGCTCACCGAACTCTTCTGGAGTTCACTGCACGGGCTGATCACTCTCGGCCGCGGCAATCGGCTCCGCCCCGACCACCACGAGGACCGCATCGACCTCCTCATCGACCTGATCGTGAGTTAG
- a CDS encoding histidine phosphatase family protein, whose protein sequence is MTAHGLSGEREDRLWLVRHGETEWSKSGRHTSTTDLPLTAEGERIAASLKERLAAEQFDLVLTSPRTRARRTAELAGFPAAEVDDDLVEWDYGDYEGITTAEIRKTVPGWTVWAKSVPNGETPAQVAARLDRVNARIAAVDGDVLVFGHSHALRALTARWLELDVTEGRHFVLNTATVSVLGWERGSPVIHHWNS, encoded by the coding sequence GTGACCGCACACGGACTGTCAGGCGAACGGGAGGACCGGCTCTGGCTGGTCCGGCACGGCGAAACCGAGTGGAGCAAGTCGGGGCGGCACACATCGACGACCGACCTGCCGCTGACGGCGGAAGGGGAGCGGATCGCCGCGTCGCTGAAGGAGCGGCTTGCGGCCGAGCAGTTCGACCTGGTGCTGACCAGCCCACGCACGCGCGCGCGGCGTACGGCGGAACTCGCCGGCTTCCCGGCTGCCGAGGTCGACGACGATCTGGTCGAGTGGGATTACGGAGACTACGAAGGGATCACCACCGCGGAGATCCGCAAGACCGTGCCCGGCTGGACAGTCTGGGCGAAGTCCGTACCCAACGGCGAAACGCCCGCCCAGGTCGCCGCCCGGCTCGACCGCGTCAACGCCCGGATCGCCGCCGTCGACGGAGACGTCCTGGTCTTCGGCCACTCGCACGCCCTCCGCGCCCTGACCGCCCGCTGGCTCGAACTCGACGTCACCGAAGGCCGCCACTTCGTCCTGAATACCGCGACCGTCTCAGTCCTCGGCTGGGAACGCGGCTCCCCGGTAATCCACCACTGGAACAGCTGA